The Deltaproteobacteria bacterium region CGTGGAAGCCGAGCACGCCGTAGCGTTGGGCGAGCCAGCGGTTCTCGGCGATGATCTCGGTGGGCGGTTCCTGCGGCAGGGCGCCTTCGCGGTCGAGGCGCGACAGGCGCTGGATGAGACACGCGTACAGGGCGGCGATGCACATGGCGTCGTCGATGCGCGGGCATATGTCGCAGATGCGCAACTCGATGGTGGGGAAGCGCGCGGACGGGCGGATGTCCCACCACAACTCGGTGCCGTCGCCGATGAGCCTCATGCGCTGGTAGTCGGCCACGAGTTGGTCGAATTCCGCCCGGGACCACAGGGGACCGGGCAGGCCGGTGCGCGGCAACGCGCCGAGCAGTGTCAGCCGGTAGGACTTGAACCCGGTCTCCCGCCCGCCGCTGAAGGGCGACGAACCGGAAAGGGCGTGCAGCAGCGGCATGTAGCGCCGCATGGCCGTCATGACGCGGATGCGCGAGTCGGCGTCACCGAAGCTCGCATGGATGTGCATGGCGCTCACCAGGAACCGGCGCGCGTCCTCCTGGAACAGGTTGGCCAGCCGTTGGTACCGTTCCTTGGGGGTGTGCATCTGGGATTCCCACGCCGCGAAGGGGTGGGTCGACGCCGCCATCACCCGGGCGCCGTGCCGGCGCGCGCCCTCGGCCGCGATGGCGCGCGTCTCCTGAAGCGCGCC contains the following coding sequences:
- a CDS encoding carboxylate-amine ligase codes for the protein MKEGSERATEGNVTSTESGELMDITFGIEEEFFLVDPETRDMIADPDPGIFDWCEKNRGPHLFVHEFIRAQIECNTRVCESVAELRGALQETRAIAAEGARRHGARVMAASTHPFAAWESQMHTPKERYQRLANLFQEDARRFLVSAMHIHASFGDADSRIRVMTAMRRYMPLLHALSGSSPFSGGRETGFKSYRLTLLGALPRTGLPGPLWSRAEFDQLVADYQRMRLIGDGTELWWDIRPSARFPTIELRICDICPRIDDAMCIAALYACLIQRLSRLDREGALPQEPPTEIIAENRWLAQRYGVLGFHGDTEHGGRKDVADFAAELVEELADDARSLDCEQEVRHTLDIIREGAAADRQIDLFRLRRLEGDTDAQALRAVADLVMEETVEGVGEGE